A window of Castanea sativa cultivar Marrone di Chiusa Pesio chromosome 1, ASM4071231v1 contains these coding sequences:
- the LOC142641651 gene encoding cytokinin riboside 5'-monophosphate phosphoribohydrolase LOG1-like, whose product MENQQPSMKSRFRRVCVFCGSSPGKNPSYQLAAIQLGKHLVERNIDLVYGGGSIGLMGLVSQAVYDGGRHVLGVIPTTLMPREITGETVGEVRAVSGMHQRKAEMARQADAFIALPGGYGTLEELLEVITWAQLGIHEKPVGLLNVDGYYNSLLSFIDKAVDEGFITPAARHIIVSAHTAHELMCKLEDYEPKHSGVGPKLSWELEQQLGHATKSDISR is encoded by the exons ATGGAAAATCAACAGCCTTCAATGAAATCAAGATTCAGACGTGTCTGTGTTTTCTGTGGGAGCAGCCCTGGCAAGAACCCTAGCTACCAGCTTGCTGCTATTCAACTTGGAAAACATCTG GTGGAAAGGAACATTGACTTGGTTTATGGAGGAGGAAGTATTGGCTTGATGGGTCTGGTGTCCCAAGCTGTCTATGATGGTGGTCGACACGTTCTGGG AGTAATTCCCACGACTCTCATGCCAAGAGAG ATCACTGGAGAGACTGTCGGAGAAGTAAGAGCTGTATCAGGTATGCATCAACGCAAAGCCGAAATGGCCCGCCAAGCTGATGCATTCATTGCCTTGCCAG GTGGCTATGGCACCTTGGAAGAACTTTTGGAAGTGATCACCTGGGCTCAATTGGGAATCCATGAAAAACCG GTGGGCTTGTTGAACGTTGATGGTTACTATAACTCACTCCTATCATTCATAGACAAAGCTGTAGATGAAGGTTTCATAACACCAGCTGCCCGTCACATTATCGTGTCTGCCCACACTGCCCATGAACTCATGTGCAAGCTCGAG GATTATGAGCCCAAGCATTCTGGGGTGGGCCCAAAGTTAAGTTGGGAGTTGGAGCAACAATTGGGTCATGCAACAAAGTCTGATATTTCTCGTTGA